CGATGAGTTTGTTTATTTTTTCGTCTGCTGCCTTCCCGGCGTTGAAATCGGCTTCATACTTATCCAAGTTGGCTTTCAGTTTAGATAGCTTTTGTATGTCGGCTGCTAAATGCTGTTTAAACAGATCTATATCCGTGATTTGCGAAAGATGGACAGGATTTTTTTTGCCTAAGGTAAAATGTTGTTCTTCTGCATCTGGACCAGCTATTTCGGCTGCTGTTTCATCAATTTCTTCTAATTCTTCTTCGGTCAAATCATCTTGAATGGCACTATCGGTTTGGCTTTGAATAAATTGCTCAACTTTATCAAGTGCATGTATGTGATGGTTTAAAATATTTTCAACGGTGCTTTTGAATGAAAACCAACTTGATTCCAGCCGCTTCACCAACAAGATATACATCATTTTAACGAGGAACTTCTGGCGTTGCCTTTCATCTTCCAGTACGCTTTTGGGTTGAATATCTTTGATGTAGTCGGCTGGTCGGTATGCTGTTAAGTTTACCGAAATAGCGTCCAATATATCGTCAAATGATTGTAAGTCGCCAATATTTTCAGGGGCAACAAACTCATTAATAGGTTCTTCCTTTTTCGGAAAATTTATTTCCCCAAATTCACCCTCAATCAGTTTTCGGGTTCGTGCCACTATCAAAGCATCTGTCAGCTTTTCGAATTTCTTTGGAAGCTTAGCGATAAAGTCAGCAATTTTTCTGTCCGGTTGATTTGCCCATTCGCTAAAGTCTTTTTGTGCTGTTTTGAAAATATTTTCCAGACTTTCAATTTCCAATTCTGTGCCTTTAAACCCATCATCCAGTCCTTTGGTCATCAGTTTAAACTGATTGCGAATGTCCATCAGCTTGTTATTAATGGGAGTTGCAGAAAGGTGTAACACTTTTACATCTCTGCTTTTGTTCTTCGGAATGAGTAATTCATCCACCAAAAACCGATATCGTGAAGATTTATCATTACGCAGGTTGTGGCTTTCGTCTATTACAATCAGCAATTTTGGTCTTGTTTTAAAGTAACGAAGAGATTTGTCATTATATCGGTCAAAACGCCCTTCCTGTAAATCGGTATGATAGCGGATGTAAAAGTCAATTTCATCTTTTTCAAATCGGCTTTGCTGACCGACTTTATATTGCTGCCAGTTGTTTGAAAGTTTCTTTGGGCAAAGTAAGAGAAGGGTGTAGCCTTTTAGTTCAAAGTATTTCATTACGGCTAATGCCGTCCAGGTTTTACCCAAACCCACGGCATCGGCTAAAATGGCTCCGTTAAACTTTTGGAGCATCTTAATCAAACTGATAGCACCTTTTTGTTGGTAAGGGAAAAGCGTTTTGTAAATGATAGTTTCCTCTAAGTGGGCAATTTCACGTTTGAACTCTGCATCACCAGAGAATTCCAGAATGTCGTCCTTAAACATTTCGTAAAGGACTTTGTAATAAAGCTCGTGCGGGGTGTACTCTTTGTAGAGGTTTTTAATTAGTTCAATGATATATTGTTTAACTTTAATTTTGGTTTTGTCGGGCAATTCTATTTCTTCTGATGCAACCTTTTCCCATAGTTCCTGAAACCATTTTTTCAGGTTTTTAAATTCGTATTCATAGTCGTGTTTGGCAATATTCAGTTCAATGTTTGAACTTTCCTTAATACCCAGTCCGGCATCGGTCAGATTAGAACTGCCAACAATGAAATAGTTTTTGGTTTTGGTCTTGTCGGTGTAGATATATGTTTTAGCGTGGCAAAAATTATTCTGAATTTTCTTAACAGCAACATTATCCTGTTGCAGAAACGCAACAGCTTTTTGAGCAGATGAACTTAACGAAAGTGTAGAAGGGATACTGGTGTTTCCATTTAGCAGGTCAATTATTTTGTTGAGTTGAGATTCCTCTTGCGTGAGGTTACCTAAAATCAATCGAAATTTTTCAACTGAATTGATCTGGTCTTTCATCAACGCCAAGGCGTTTACTGAAAAGTAACCTGTCACCAGGTCGAGCGAACCATTTTCGGTGTTTCCTTTTATGAAGTCAAACACTTTGTAGTGTTCGTTGTCTTCTGTTTTTGTCTTATTGTCTAATAACATTTATCAATTAAGTTTTGGTTTGGAAATATCGCAAATTATCTTTAAATATTAGCAAAAAGAGACTCTTTTGGCTTTTGCCAAAGGGTCGGTTGGTGTATCGGGTAACACCTAATGTGCCGTTTGCGCGGCTGGTTAAAATTACTCGCAGTGTTAACTTTTCTTTCAGCGGTGCTTGTGAATGCTCCGCACTTGTTTTAAAGTGAGGGAGAAAATATAGAGAAATACTTAAGGGGCAATGCGTGTTGGCTTACTCGTTGTCCGTTTTCAATAGGGTTTGTATGTTGGTTTCTTGTCAAAATGTGTCAAACGGTCAATGTTTGCTGTGTCGTGTCGTTTTAGGCTTGGTGCCAGCGAAGAAATATTTGCGAGGAACGAGATTTGACCTACGTACAAAGCTTATTGAAAGCAGAAAAGCCTGAATTTAGCACGTCTGCCCGCCTTGCACAAATGCAATGTTGTACGATGTTTTTATTTTTTTATCGCACAAGTATTCAGTATTACATTTCTGAAAGTCAATGAAATGCGTGTTGTTCTTTCATATTTCACTCCTTTGAAGAAGTCGGCTTTTTTTCCTTTAATTCCGTGTGTCCATAAATATCGAGCATCATCTTTTAAAACTACTAAACTTCTTGGTTCTAATAAGACTTCAATTTTTTCTCCTGTTTTTTTGTTGGTAAACTCCATTACGCAAGTAGAACCTAAACTCAATGAAATAATCGTATCTCCAAAGCACGGCTCGCAATCAATGTGGCTTGCAATTCCTTGTCCTTGCTTATATTCGTTTACAATTAGTTGGTCGGGTATAGCAGGCATATACCCTTCTTGATATAGTTTTTTAGCAAATGGTATTACCCATTCAGGTAGTTCGCCAATTTTCATTGAATAGTC
This window of the Bacteroidia bacterium genome carries:
- a CDS encoding helicase-related protein — protein: MLLDNKTKTEDNEHYKVFDFIKGNTENGSLDLVTGYFSVNALALMKDQINSVEKFRLILGNLTQEESQLNKIIDLLNGNTSIPSTLSLSSSAQKAVAFLQQDNVAVKKIQNNFCHAKTYIYTDKTKTKNYFIVGSSNLTDAGLGIKESSNIELNIAKHDYEYEFKNLKKWFQELWEKVASEEIELPDKTKIKVKQYIIELIKNLYKEYTPHELYYKVLYEMFKDDILEFSGDAEFKREIAHLEETIIYKTLFPYQQKGAISLIKMLQKFNGAILADAVGLGKTWTALAVMKYFELKGYTLLLLCPKKLSNNWQQYKVGQQSRFEKDEIDFYIRYHTDLQEGRFDRYNDKSLRYFKTRPKLLIVIDESHNLRNDKSSRYRFLVDELLIPKNKSRDVKVLHLSATPINNKLMDIRNQFKLMTKGLDDGFKGTELEIESLENIFKTAQKDFSEWANQPDRKIADFIAKLPKKFEKLTDALIVARTRKLIEGEFGEINFPKKEEPINEFVAPENIGDLQSFDDILDAISVNLTAYRPADYIKDIQPKSVLEDERQRQKFLVKMMYILLVKRLESSWFSFKSTVENILNHHIHALDKVEQFIQSQTDSAIQDDLTEEELEEIDETAAEIAGPDAEEQHFTLGKKNPVHLSQITDIDLFKQHLAADIQKLSKLKANLDKYEADFNAGKAADEKINKLIEHIIHKQQKSDNKKVLVFTVFKDTAKFLYDELKKRGIPNIAFVSGSISETFDGYSGEKFEPILERFAPFTKLYNEKDWSELYERINLSTAYKVGDKWKVPYEKWLEIIKQHDPITRAKIENPIDVLIATDCLSEGQNLQDCDLVVNYDIHWNPVRLIQRMGRIDRIGSPNKTIKGINFWPGKNYEDYLNLKSRVENRMALMTVVGTELDDQITPELQKMVEENPLLPKQAQKMLEQLQLTWDDVETSEETLGLNDFSLEQFRQELFEFFKKNEEFFKKIPNGVFTGFKFKPNKKWESMPDSIVAVLGYPKRPDDVTDHVYDEIHLLHQNIEEGKSGKLVLSNNQEILTLLRNHKLEARYVPKNIDKGDEAALNKLADAVGNWIKSQVIPVAVNQIQELFTGNATPQKITPEQKKLEEKFKPENFDLINWFVISN
- a CDS encoding alpha-ketoglutarate-dependent dioxygenase AlkB; protein product: MSKIKGLLYIPEYITKEEHESFWQSVNAENWLGDLKRRVQHYGYKYDYKARFIDYSMKIGELPEWVIPFAKKLYQEGYMPAIPDQLIVNEYKQGQGIASHIDCEPCFGDTIISLSLGSTCVMEFTNKKTGEKIEVLLEPRSLVVLKDDARYLWTHGIKGKKADFFKGVKYERTTRISLTFRNVILNTCAIKK